From the genome of Geminocystis herdmanii PCC 6308, one region includes:
- a CDS encoding COP23 domain-containing protein encodes MNNSWLSKIMVLAMSIAPLLSFNSSVEAQTKKNVYSCINHQGKPSTVVDTDKGRILLIVWESDFFRGSGWTPQKRCEEVTKRFQEFSDNKTLRYLTTGKMKGQNVICVGTPIGGSAYKCLDNGLLLTLEGRNDNPNEVLQNLFQATRSSSNFLRRTGNRYAFEFDKFIDEAPVISQPSIPDTSIPQISPPAITPNPQSEPQKENSDCPPLFCD; translated from the coding sequence ATGAACAATTCATGGCTAAGTAAAATAATGGTATTGGCTATGTCGATCGCACCTTTGTTATCGTTCAATAGTTCAGTAGAAGCACAAACAAAGAAAAATGTTTATAGCTGTATCAATCATCAAGGAAAACCTAGTACGGTAGTCGATACAGATAAGGGGAGAATTTTGTTAATTGTTTGGGAAAGTGACTTTTTTAGAGGTTCGGGTTGGACTCCTCAAAAAAGATGTGAAGAAGTAACAAAAAGATTTCAAGAATTTTCTGACAATAAAACTTTAAGGTATCTGACTACGGGTAAAATGAAAGGACAAAATGTTATCTGTGTAGGAACGCCCATAGGGGGATCAGCCTATAAATGTCTTGACAATGGATTATTACTAACTTTGGAAGGGAGAAACGATAATCCCAATGAAGTATTACAAAATTTATTTCAAGCGACGAGATCAAGTAGTAATTTTCTCCGAAGAACGGGAAATAGGTATGCTTTTGAATTTGACAAATTTATCGATGAAGCTCCTGTAATATCACAGCCTTCTATTCCTGACACATCTATTCCTCAAATATCTCCTCCAGCAATCACCCCAAATCCACAATCTGAGCCACAAAAAGAAAATTCTGATTGTCCTCCCCTTTTCTGTGATTAA
- a CDS encoding FHA domain-containing protein, producing MNQDIIANLTLISKEADKNKKYILSSQEITLIGRASNCQIVLNPDEFITVSRYHAQIELVEINGEFLWQITNKSTTNGTLINGEKITEPYQLRSNDRIMLGLKGAEFIFETEILNATVLVENEPETLEEIQPKIEEEKIKTPTVSPTKSSEEEKAKNIKEETKTKVQSSVKEKDKKTESSKEKTAKSAENKPDELSEKLETKIIINPVANITISTEKTIWNLVNPQELANIDIETKDVQNIAFSADNQTISIIRKAKEIILCKWQTNGEIITMTDAKVQMNISTFSHDGKILASSGNDKSIYLWNIETQEKITTLSGHKLAINTLQFSPDNKILASSGADKLIKLWNVETQEEIATLSGHKLAINSLGFSNDGKYLISGGGDKVIKLWNMETQAEEKTIKTDSKSAIQYLGFNGDKKLILCTFQDNKVSLFDENSEKELFNFYFPETFGKLITVNSQGNLLASILDETKIFISQI from the coding sequence ATGAATCAAGATATAATTGCTAATCTTACCCTTATCTCTAAAGAAGCTGATAAAAACAAAAAATATATACTTTCTTCCCAAGAAATAACTTTAATAGGTAGAGCTTCTAACTGTCAAATAGTTTTAAATCCTGATGAATTTATTACCGTTTCTCGCTATCATGCTCAAATTGAATTAGTAGAAATTAACGGTGAATTTTTATGGCAAATCACCAATAAAAGTACTACCAATGGCACGTTAATTAATGGAGAAAAAATTACCGAACCCTATCAATTACGATCGAACGATCGAATCATGTTAGGATTAAAAGGGGCTGAATTTATTTTTGAAACAGAAATCTTAAACGCCACTGTTTTAGTCGAAAATGAACCAGAAACCTTAGAAGAAATTCAGCCAAAAATTGAAGAAGAAAAAATAAAAACTCCGACAGTTTCCCCCACTAAATCTTCAGAGGAAGAAAAAGCTAAAAATATTAAAGAAGAAACGAAAACCAAAGTTCAATCCTCCGTAAAAGAGAAAGATAAAAAAACAGAATCTTCAAAGGAAAAAACAGCTAAAAGTGCTGAAAATAAACCCGATGAATTATCAGAAAAATTAGAAACAAAAATCATAATTAATCCTGTTGCTAATATTACTATTTCTACCGAAAAAACTATTTGGAATTTAGTTAATCCTCAAGAATTAGCAAATATTGACATAGAGACAAAAGATGTGCAAAATATCGCTTTTAGTGCCGATAATCAAACCATATCTATTATCAGAAAAGCTAAAGAAATTATACTTTGTAAGTGGCAAACAAATGGAGAAATTATCACCATGACAGATGCTAAAGTTCAAATGAATATTTCTACATTTAGTCACGATGGAAAAATATTAGCAAGTAGTGGAAATGATAAATCAATTTATCTTTGGAATATCGAAACCCAAGAAAAAATTACTACTTTATCAGGTCATAAATTAGCCATTAATACATTACAATTTAGTCCCGATAATAAAATATTAGCTAGTAGTGGAGCGGATAAACTAATCAAACTATGGAATGTAGAAACCCAAGAAGAAATCGCCACTTTATCAGGTCATAAATTAGCCATTAATAGTTTAGGCTTTAGTAATGATGGAAAATACTTAATTAGTGGCGGAGGTGATAAAGTAATTAAACTATGGAATATGGAAACTCAAGCCGAAGAAAAAACCATCAAAACTGATAGTAAATCTGCCATTCAATATTTAGGTTTTAACGGGGATAAAAAATTAATTTTGTGTACTTTTCAAGATAATAAAGTTAGTTTATTTGACGAAAATTCTGAAAAAGAATTGTTTAATTTTTATTTCCCCGAAACTTTTGGAAAATTAATCACAGTGAATAGTCAAGGAAATTTATTGGCGAGTATTTTAGATGAGACTAAAATATTTATTTCCCAAATTTAA
- a CDS encoding protein kinase domain-containing protein, with product MKINDIVASNYKIVDILEYFDFEQFYLVEKLGKSHKKYLLHNFDLSNNNELEKELIDKIKLLNQKSLINNRFSPLIEIVTENNNLQIIYEKIEGITLQKQIETKILWTEEEAIINLKYLLESIDLLHKQNLIHQMIKPQNIILSDKNKQLIINSYGKINIVNSPAMVTITIEDKLYIAPENIRGKTVFSSDIYSLGMVIISMITGKNAITLDEDQEGKLIWTNEEYFNENLVMILNKMIHPKISQRYQNILNIITDINKYFPDINNNNSGYIPTEIIPNNDQLLNTHPTEIISKYVTQDFSEKENQPQTIDKTQLIFPNYIEDEPKILSNSNIHNSSIIDDNSIINDSSIEQISLSSLNESNKTNRDNDNSSLNQQEKLFVNTHFLVNFITKAKTPKGIIISFSIASLIIFGFGFLKNYLYEKKIDSILEEITTLSDEKKYNDCIVFINSDKVQSLTVRDSIQQEFLGKCQLGLAELEALNNNFSEAIKIALRIDGKSSDYNRAKTFIDDWSKQILEEAKTMASLENNCSIIEEKLANIPQSSIWKKNALDLIEECKNRVLIINPTVDICPGPLCVE from the coding sequence ATGAAAATAAATGATATTGTTGCCTCTAATTATAAAATAGTTGACATCTTAGAATATTTCGATTTTGAACAATTTTACTTAGTAGAAAAACTAGGAAAATCTCACAAAAAATATTTGTTACATAATTTTGATTTATCTAATAATAATGAATTGGAAAAAGAATTGATAGATAAAATTAAATTATTGAATCAAAAATCATTAATTAACAATCGATTTTCACCATTAATTGAGATTGTAACTGAAAATAATAATCTTCAAATCATCTATGAAAAAATAGAAGGAATCACTTTACAAAAACAAATAGAAACTAAAATATTATGGACAGAAGAAGAAGCGATTATTAACCTTAAATATCTATTAGAAAGTATTGATTTACTGCATAAACAAAACTTAATTCATCAAATGATTAAGCCTCAAAATATTATTTTATCTGATAAAAATAAGCAATTAATTATTAATAGTTACGGTAAGATAAATATTGTTAATTCACCTGCTATGGTAACAATTACTATTGAAGATAAGCTATATATTGCTCCCGAAAATATTAGAGGTAAAACAGTTTTTAGTAGTGATATTTATAGCTTAGGTATGGTAATTATTTCTATGATTACGGGAAAAAATGCCATCACCTTAGATGAAGATCAAGAAGGGAAATTAATATGGACAAATGAAGAATATTTTAACGAAAATTTAGTGATGATTCTCAATAAAATGATTCATCCTAAAATCAGTCAACGTTATCAAAATATTCTAAATATTATTACTGATATTAACAAATATTTTCCAGATATTAATAATAATAATAGTGGTTATATTCCTACAGAAATTATCCCTAATAATGATCAATTATTAAATACACACCCTACAGAAATAATTAGTAAATATGTTACACAAGATTTTTCAGAAAAAGAAAATCAACCTCAAACTATTGATAAAACTCAGTTGATTTTCCCTAATTATATAGAAGATGAACCCAAAATTTTATCTAATTCTAATATTCATAATAGCTCCATTATTGATGATAATTCTATTATAAATGATAGCTCGATCGAACAGATTTCACTATCATCATTAAATGAATCCAATAAAACGAATAGAGATAATGATAATTCTTCTTTAAACCAGCAAGAAAAATTATTTGTTAATACACATTTTTTGGTAAATTTTATTACTAAAGCCAAGACTCCTAAAGGTATAATTATTAGTTTTTCGATCGCATCATTAATCATCTTTGGTTTTGGCTTTCTCAAAAACTATTTATACGAAAAAAAAATTGATTCTATTTTAGAAGAAATTACTACATTATCCGATGAGAAAAAATATAATGATTGTATTGTTTTTATCAACTCAGATAAAGTACAATCTTTAACAGTTCGAGATAGTATTCAACAAGAATTTTTAGGAAAATGTCAGTTAGGTTTAGCCGAATTAGAAGCATTGAATAATAACTTTTCTGAAGCCATAAAAATTGCTTTAAGAATTGATGGTAAATCATCTGATTATAACCGAGCAAAAACATTTATTGATGATTGGTCAAAACAAATTTTAGAAGAAGCTAAAACTATGGCTTCTCTCGAAAATAATTGCTCGATTATCGAAGAAAAATTAGCTAATATTCCTCAAAGTAGCATTTGGAAAAAAAATGCTTTAGACTTAATTGAAGAATGCAAAAATAGGGTATTAATCATTAATCCTACGGTGGATATTTGTCCAGGTCCTTTATGTGTAGAATGA
- a CDS encoding transporter substrate-binding domain-containing protein, protein MIYEKLFISSKKRHKLLKIITVILWVLGNSISADAQINSPRVRVATKSFPPFVFEDSGRYAGFSIDLWNEIAKELNLESEIYGEKTIPDLLSSIRDENTDIGMAGITMTAQREKDVDFSYPFFESGLQILVSSKNIYPWQMVISFLFSPILWSTILFLIIVISIAAHLIWILERKNNPEFPEKYIEGIWESFWWAVVTVVTVGYGDKTPKGVAGRIVATVWMFTGVMLISYFTASVTSALTVEKLDNNITTIQDLHNKLVGTVRNTTAEEFLASTKVNMVLFDSIEQAYTALEEGKIRAIVYDAPVLRYYARSESNGNARVVGSVFAKQSYGIALKSDSPYRESINQAILRLKENGTYDRIYEQWFGVD, encoded by the coding sequence ATGATTTATGAAAAATTGTTTATTAGTTCAAAAAAAAGACATAAATTATTAAAAATAATAACTGTAATACTTTGGGTTTTAGGGAACAGTATTAGTGCTGATGCTCAAATTAATTCCCCTCGTGTGAGGGTTGCCACGAAAAGTTTTCCTCCCTTTGTGTTTGAAGATAGTGGAAGATATGCAGGTTTTAGTATTGATTTATGGAATGAAATAGCCAAAGAATTAAATTTAGAGTCAGAAATCTATGGAGAAAAAACCATCCCTGATTTACTATCTTCTATTCGGGATGAAAATACGGATATTGGCATGGCTGGAATTACTATGACGGCACAGAGAGAAAAAGATGTGGATTTTTCCTATCCTTTTTTTGAGTCGGGATTACAAATTTTAGTCTCTAGTAAAAATATTTACCCTTGGCAAATGGTGATTTCTTTCCTTTTCTCTCCTATTTTATGGAGTACAATACTTTTTTTGATAATAGTAATTTCCATTGCTGCCCATTTAATTTGGATTTTAGAAAGGAAAAATAACCCCGAATTTCCTGAAAAATATATAGAAGGTATTTGGGAGTCTTTTTGGTGGGCGGTGGTAACGGTAGTAACCGTCGGTTATGGTGACAAAACCCCCAAGGGAGTTGCAGGAAGAATTGTCGCTACGGTGTGGATGTTTACGGGAGTAATGCTCATTTCTTATTTTACTGCTTCGGTTACTTCGGCTTTAACGGTGGAAAAATTAGATAATAATATTACTACTATCCAAGATTTACACAATAAACTTGTTGGCACTGTGAGAAACACTACGGCGGAAGAATTTTTAGCCTCTACTAAAGTTAATATGGTGTTGTTTGATTCGATCGAACAGGCTTATACCGCGCTTGAGGAGGGTAAAATAAGAGCGATAGTGTATGATGCCCCTGTTTTGCGTTATTATGCCCGAAGTGAAAGTAATGGAAATGCGAGGGTAGTGGGTTCAGTTTTTGCGAAACAAAGTTATGGTATTGCTTTAAAATCAGATAGCCCTTATCGTGAATCTATTAACCAAGCTATTTTACGTCTTAAGGAAAATGGTACTTACGATCGTATTTATGAACAGTGGTTTGGTGTAGATTAA